The sequence TTTGGCCCGCCACGAAAGCTGGCCCATCGACGGCACCTTCACGATCTCGCGCGGCTCGCGGACCGCCGCCGAAATCGTCGTCGCCGAAATCGGCGAAGGCGGCCGGCGCGGACGGGGCGAGTGCGTGCCCTATCCGCGCTACGGTGAAAGCGTCGACAGCGTGCTCAATGAAATCGGCAGCCTCGCCGCGGCGCTCGCCGACGGCTTGACCCGAACCGAATTGCAACACGCGCTGCCGGCGGGTGCGGCACGCAACGCGATCGATTGCGCGCTGTGGGATCTCGAGGCCAAGCGGGCCGGGCGGCGCATATGGGAAGTGGCGAACCTGCCCGCGCCGGAGCCGGCGGTCACGGCCTTCACGATTAGCGTTGGCCCGGCCGACAAGATGCGGGCCGATGCGGAAGCCAACCGCGCCCGGCCGTTGCTCAAGCTCAAGCTGACCGGACCCGGCGATCTCCAGCGGGTCGAGGCGGTTCGCCAAGCAGCCCCCGACTCGCGGCTGGTGGTCGACGCCAACGAGGCGTGGACGCCGGCGATCTGCCGCGAGCTGTTTCCGGCGCTCGGCGACCTCGGCGTCGAGATGATCGAGCAGCCCCTGCCGGCCGGCGAGGATTCGATCCTGGCAGAGCTGGACCGGCCGGTGCCGCTCTGCGCCGACGAATCGTGCCACACGCGAGCCGACCTTCCGGCGCTCGCCGGCCGTTACGACATGATCAACATCAAGCTCGACAAGACCGGTGGTCTTACCGAAGCGCTGGCGCTCGCCGATGCCGCCGCAGCGGCCGGGCTGGGTATCATGATCGGCTGCATGATCGGCACTTCGCTGGCGATGGCGCCGGCGACGTTGCTGACCGCGGGCGCGGCCATTGTCGATCTCGATGGTCCCTTGTTGCTGCGCCAGGACCGTCCCGACCATCTCTCCTTCGCCGAAAATCGCGTCCACCCACCGACGCCGGACCTTTGGGGGTAGCGCACGGCCGGGTTCGAGCCGCAGCGACCTAGGACGATCGCCGGATCTTGTTTTCTTTTTCGTAGGCGTCGACGGTCTTGAGCGTCCAGCCGACGACCCGTTTCAGCACCTTGCCGAGGGCGTCGTTGAAGGCGAGAACGATGTCGTCCAGCGTGTTGGACGGCGAGGCGATTTTGAAGCCGAATGTGGTGCTGGCGATGATCAGCCGTTCCGGCATCTTGACCAGCTTGGCGTTGATGCGGACATCGACGGTGGGGGCGGCGGTCGGATCGTCGATCGGCTTGTCGTCGGCGTCGTAGTAATTGGCTTGGAACTCGCGCAATTCCAGCTTCAGCGAATAATCGGAGCGGAGCGCCACGGTCTCGCGGCCGACCGAGATGATCTTGTCGGTGTTTTCGAACGATTCGATGACCAGCGTTTGGACCAGCGCCGGCGCGCGGTCGGTCCATTCCGCCTTGGCGAAATAGTCGAGCGTAGTCGGCGTGCGCTTGAGCGCGATTCGCGTGGTATTGATGCCGGCCGCGGCGACCGGGGATTCGACCAGGAGCTGCCAACTGGCGGTCGGCAGGCCCTCTTCGAACGTGCTCTTAGGCGTCAAATCGTAGAGCTTGGGCGGCGGCTCCTGGCCGGGCAGCAACGAACCGGTGCAACCGGCGATCGACAGCGCCAGCGTCGCGGCGGTGGCGGCCCGCAGGATTCGAATCATCGGTCTCTCCTCATTGCACATTGACGCCGCGTTGCGAATCGCCGAACAGGAACCGCGCCGGATCCCGCTCGAGGCGCTCTGCCAAACGCTGCAGGGCGCTGACCAGGGCCCGCGCTTCGGTCATGAACCGCGACAGTTCGTAGAGTCCGGTCGACGAGAAGTCCTGCAGCGAGCGCTTGTTGTCGCTGACCACCTCGTCGAGGTTCTTGGCGAGGTTGGAAAACGATTTCAGGGTCGTCTGGACCTGGGCCAGGGTCGGCGTCAATTGCTTGCCCTCCTCCTCGGCGATGGCGCGCACCTGCTGGACGAACAGGCCGAGCTCATCCATCGTCTTGGACAGCGATTTGAGCGTGTAGGAGATATCGCCGATCATGCCGTCGATCTCATCGCTGTTGGTGGCGAAGGCACTGGTCAGCGTATTGACGTCCGACAGGATGCCCGAGATGCTGTTGATGTTCTGGTCGCTGAAAATCAACTGGGCGCGCACGATCAACGTATTCAGGTCGGCGACCAGTTCCGGCGCGCTGCGGGTCAGTTCCTCGATCGCCGAAGCGCCGGCGCGGATCTGCGCCATGTCCTGGTCCTCGGCGGGGACCAGCGGCGGGCTGTTGGGGTTGCCGCCGACCAACTGGACGACCGCCACGTTGGTCAGCAATTGAA is a genomic window of Alphaproteobacteria bacterium containing:
- the ycjG gene encoding L-Ala-D/L-Glu epimerase; its protein translation is MISVLARHESWPIDGTFTISRGSRTAAEIVVAEIGEGGRRGRGECVPYPRYGESVDSVLNEIGSLAAALADGLTRTELQHALPAGAARNAIDCALWDLEAKRAGRRIWEVANLPAPEPAVTAFTISVGPADKMRADAEANRARPLLKLKLTGPGDLQRVEAVRQAAPDSRLVVDANEAWTPAICRELFPALGDLGVEMIEQPLPAGEDSILAELDRPVPLCADESCHTRADLPALAGRYDMINIKLDKTGGLTEALALADAAAAAGLGIMIGCMIGTSLAMAPATLLTAGAAIVDLDGPLLLRQDRPDHLSFAENRVHPPTPDLWG
- a CDS encoding MCE family protein, with amino-acid sequence METRASYVIVGGFVLALLAGLLVVVLWVGGSRTTADTIDYKIVFTGSVTGLRIGNAVLYRGVPVGSVSKIAIDPDTHQVIAIVEVNATTPIKVDTEAFLELQLLTNVAVVQLVGGNPNSPPLVPAEDQDMAQIRAGASAIEELTRSAPELVADLNTLIVRAQLIFSDQNINSISGILSDVNTLTSAFATNSDEIDGMIGDISYTLKSLSKTMDELGLFVQQVRAIAEEEGKQLTPTLAQVQTTLKSFSNLAKNLDEVVSDNKRSLQDFSSTGLYELSRFMTEARALVSALQRLAERLERDPARFLFGDSQRGVNVQ